A genomic stretch from Chitinivorax tropicus includes:
- a CDS encoding DMT family transporter, with protein MWKSTSPRLVGTLFILLSALAFGVLPLFTHYIYAAGADTRTVLILRFSIAGAVMVGVMLARNETWPRGRALLGLIAMGAIGYAGQSFCYFTALHYASAGLVALLLYLYPILVTLLAVILLKDKMTRPKLIALALASAGLVMTIGPALDGSLLGIGLGLLAAIIYSLYVIAGSRLTVGASPMASATVIMLSAATTFSLSMVNGEPAWPTGMVGWSAMVMLALISTVVAIVTFFAGLTRLGPSESSMLSTFEPVVSVAGAAWLLGDQMSIWQWFGGGLILASALLLARSGTAQAAD; from the coding sequence ATGTGGAAATCTACTTCGCCACGCTTGGTTGGCACCTTGTTCATCTTGCTGTCTGCGTTGGCATTCGGGGTATTGCCGCTATTTACGCACTATATCTATGCCGCTGGCGCAGATACCCGCACGGTTCTGATACTGCGCTTTTCGATTGCTGGGGCGGTGATGGTGGGTGTGATGCTGGCCCGGAACGAGACATGGCCGCGTGGCCGGGCGTTGCTGGGGCTCATAGCCATGGGGGCGATCGGCTATGCCGGTCAGTCATTCTGCTATTTCACGGCTTTGCACTATGCCAGCGCAGGTTTGGTCGCTTTGCTGCTTTATCTGTACCCGATTCTTGTCACACTTTTGGCAGTCATTTTGTTGAAGGACAAGATGACCCGCCCCAAGCTGATCGCGCTGGCCCTAGCCAGCGCGGGCCTGGTGATGACCATCGGGCCAGCGCTGGATGGTTCCTTGCTGGGCATTGGTCTGGGGCTGCTGGCGGCGATCATCTATTCACTCTATGTCATTGCCGGCTCGCGTCTGACTGTCGGCGCGAGTCCAATGGCATCCGCCACGGTCATCATGCTGTCTGCCGCCACCACATTCAGCCTCAGCATGGTCAATGGTGAGCCGGCGTGGCCAACAGGCATGGTGGGTTGGTCGGCCATGGTGATGTTGGCCTTGATCTCTACTGTTGTGGCGATTGTCACCTTTTTTGCGGGATTGACCAGGCTGGGGCCGAGTGAATCATCAATGTTGTCCACGTTCGAGCCGGTGGTCAGTGTGGCGGGTGCGGCTTGGTTGCTGGGTGATCAGATGAGCATCTGGCAGTGGTTCGGTGGTGGCTTGATCCTGGCATCGGCATTGCTACTGGCTAGGTCGGGCACCGCTCAGGCCGCAGACTGA
- a CDS encoding alpha-L-fucosidase, producing MKKLFAILMMLTSLSIAAAQENYTPTADNLAARQWFSNAKYGLFIHWGPFSIPGAGEWVMDEKKITVDSYSRLQDFFNPTEFNAAEWVGLAKKSGMKYITFVARHHDGFSLWDTKYSDFNIMNTPYKKDILKQIADECHKQGIKLFVYYSLLDWRREDYAWKTGRTGQSSGRKTQGKWEDYLTFMKNQLTEILTQYGKIDGIWFDGHWDQTNPEGHADRTSRIDWRYDEIYSLIHRLQPQTLIGNNHHLSPFPGEDFQMFERDLPGENTAGLSFQKPSEKLPLETCETINNSWGFNLADNTFKSTETIIHYIVKASALGANLLLNIGPMPNGKIQPEFTERLLEAGKWLEANGDSIYNTTAGYIKPQKWGAITQKGDKMYVHVFKGNQQIQLEGFPFKKIAKAYYLADKRKLSVSLKQKTVTLQLPAETVDPDTVVVLEVES from the coding sequence ATGAAAAAACTCTTTGCCATATTGATGATGCTCACCTCCTTAAGTATCGCCGCTGCTCAAGAGAATTACACACCCACCGCTGACAACCTTGCGGCAAGACAATGGTTCAGCAATGCCAAATACGGCTTGTTCATCCACTGGGGGCCATTCAGCATCCCGGGCGCGGGTGAGTGGGTAATGGATGAAAAAAAAATCACGGTCGATAGTTACTCGCGGCTGCAGGATTTCTTCAACCCAACCGAATTCAACGCGGCGGAGTGGGTTGGGCTGGCCAAGAAGTCGGGCATGAAGTACATCACGTTCGTTGCTCGACACCATGATGGATTCAGTTTATGGGATACCAAGTATTCAGATTTCAATATCATGAATACTCCCTACAAGAAGGATATCCTCAAGCAGATTGCCGACGAGTGCCACAAGCAGGGCATCAAATTGTTTGTGTATTATTCTTTGCTCGATTGGCGCAGGGAAGACTACGCATGGAAGACCGGTAGAACTGGCCAATCCAGCGGTAGAAAAACGCAAGGCAAGTGGGAAGACTACCTTACGTTCATGAAAAACCAATTGACTGAAATACTGACGCAGTACGGAAAAATCGATGGTATCTGGTTCGACGGTCACTGGGATCAGACCAACCCCGAAGGCCATGCCGACCGGACATCCCGAATCGATTGGCGTTATGATGAGATCTATTCATTGATCCATCGCCTGCAGCCACAGACGCTGATTGGCAACAACCACCACCTTTCACCTTTCCCTGGTGAAGATTTTCAAATGTTCGAGCGGGATCTGCCGGGGGAAAACACGGCGGGCCTGAGCTTTCAGAAACCTTCTGAGAAGTTGCCACTGGAAACATGTGAAACCATCAATAACTCATGGGGTTTCAACCTGGCGGACAATACCTTCAAGTCAACCGAGACCATCATCCATTACATTGTGAAAGCCTCTGCACTGGGCGCCAACCTGTTGTTGAATATCGGCCCGATGCCCAATGGCAAAATTCAGCCTGAATTCACCGAACGCCTGCTGGAGGCAGGAAAGTGGCTGGAGGCGAATGGTGACAGCATCTACAACACCACCGCTGGTTATATCAAGCCACAGAAATGGGGTGCCATCACCCAAAAGGGTGACAAGATGTATGTACATGTCTTCAAGGGTAATCAACAGATTCAACTGGAAGGCTTCCCCTTCAAGAAGATTGCCAAGGCATACTATCTGGCGGACAAACGTAAGCTATCCGTCAGCCTGAAGCAGAAGACTGTCACCCTTCAGTTGCCCGCAGAAACCGTTGATCCCGATACTGTCGTCGTGCTTGAGGTAGAAAGCTGA
- a CDS encoding transporter substrate-binding domain-containing protein, with the protein MSLELTRELSVLTVIRIGLLLASLWLPSLHAAPEKLPAGLEIGICDDQAEWPPFIYFERASGKKGKQIVGYSVDVISRILNEAKISYSVQLLPWSRCVAELKLGKRFQLTLNVSHNPERARDFLFSRPYYRLHSYYFYSKHTFPDGLALASAQALKRYRLCGVAGFNYVPYGLTPDDLDTSARSLLQLPPKLHRDRCDVFVEKLEVMAGYTSLGQDILADFSLGYAPLPGIEPSPFHMMVSRQWPYASALIELLDAGINQLESKGELTRFKQRYRLSQ; encoded by the coding sequence GTGAGCTTGGAATTGACTCGTGAACTGAGCGTGCTGACTGTTATCCGTATTGGCTTGCTATTGGCGAGTCTTTGGCTTCCATCCTTACATGCCGCACCTGAAAAGCTGCCTGCTGGCCTGGAGATCGGCATTTGTGATGATCAGGCTGAATGGCCCCCATTCATCTATTTTGAACGGGCCTCTGGCAAAAAAGGCAAACAGATTGTGGGGTATTCGGTTGACGTGATCAGCCGCATCCTGAATGAAGCGAAAATATCCTATTCCGTGCAATTGCTTCCATGGTCAAGATGTGTGGCCGAGTTGAAGCTGGGCAAGCGTTTTCAGCTGACATTGAATGTATCTCATAACCCCGAGCGGGCCAGGGACTTCCTGTTCAGTCGCCCCTATTATCGGCTGCACAGCTACTATTTCTATTCCAAGCATACTTTTCCCGATGGGCTGGCACTGGCATCGGCACAGGCGTTGAAACGGTATCGGCTGTGTGGGGTGGCCGGCTTCAATTATGTGCCTTATGGGCTGACGCCTGATGATCTGGATACCAGCGCGCGCAGTTTGCTGCAGCTGCCGCCGAAATTACACCGTGATCGTTGTGATGTGTTCGTTGAAAAGCTGGAAGTGATGGCTGGCTATACCAGCCTCGGGCAAGACATATTGGCTGATTTCAGCCTTGGCTATGCGCCCCTGCCAGGCATCGAGCCTAGCCCTTTCCATATGATGGTGTCTCGGCAATGGCCTTACGCAAGCGCCTTGATCGAGCTGCTTGATGCAGGTATCAACCAGCTCGAATCCAAAGGAGAATTGACGCGTTTCAAGCAGCGTTACCGTTTGTCGCAATGA
- the ntrC gene encoding nitrogen regulation protein NR(I), which produces MKPVWIIDDDRSIRWVFEKALGRESIDFRSYSSAQEALTALEQELPQVVVSDIRMPGESGLDLLQKLKERLPDLPVIIMTAHSDLDSAVAAFQGGAFEYLPKPFDIDHAIELIRRAIDESMRKGATAEDIQGTPEILGQAPAMQEVFRAIGRLSQSAATVLITGESGSGKELVARALHRHSPRAASPFIAINTAAIPKDLLESELFGHERGAFTGAQAQRRGRFEQAEGGTLFLDEIGDMPPDLQTRLLRVLSDGFYYRVGGHTPIKANVRVIAATHQHLEQRVKEGAFREDLFHRLNVIRLRLPPLRERQQDIPILARHFLQKSARELGVEPKRLSDSAMTFLATCEFPGNVRQLENVCHWLTVMAPGQHVEIADLPPEIRENQADTSSGHTNWVAALENEAKQRLSRGESGIIDDLTRQFEKTLILTALSHTGGRRIEAAGLLGLGRNTLTRKIQELDLDSRQ; this is translated from the coding sequence ATGAAACCCGTCTGGATTATCGATGATGACCGCTCCATCCGCTGGGTATTTGAAAAAGCACTGGGTCGGGAAAGTATCGACTTCCGCAGCTATTCCAGCGCACAAGAGGCGCTGACTGCACTTGAGCAGGAGCTGCCACAAGTCGTGGTCAGCGACATCCGCATGCCCGGCGAATCAGGCTTGGACTTGCTGCAAAAGCTCAAGGAGCGGCTGCCGGATCTGCCGGTGATCATCATGACAGCGCATTCTGATCTGGACAGCGCGGTCGCGGCCTTTCAAGGCGGTGCTTTTGAATATCTGCCCAAACCCTTCGATATCGATCATGCCATCGAGCTGATCAGGCGAGCCATAGATGAAAGTATGCGGAAAGGCGCCACCGCTGAAGATATACAAGGCACGCCAGAGATACTCGGACAAGCCCCAGCCATGCAAGAGGTGTTCCGGGCGATTGGCCGCCTGAGCCAATCTGCAGCAACGGTTCTGATCACCGGAGAATCGGGCTCGGGCAAAGAACTGGTGGCCCGCGCCCTACACCGCCACAGCCCACGGGCAGCCAGCCCATTCATCGCCATCAACACTGCCGCCATACCCAAGGATCTGCTAGAAAGCGAGCTGTTCGGCCATGAGCGCGGCGCCTTTACCGGCGCCCAAGCACAGCGGCGTGGCCGCTTTGAGCAAGCCGAAGGCGGCACGCTGTTTCTGGATGAAATCGGAGACATGCCACCGGATTTGCAAACCCGCTTGCTGCGTGTTCTGTCAGATGGCTTCTACTATCGGGTGGGTGGCCATACCCCAATCAAGGCCAACGTCCGGGTGATCGCCGCGACACATCAACATCTGGAGCAACGCGTCAAAGAAGGTGCTTTCCGCGAGGATCTGTTCCATCGTTTGAATGTCATCCGATTGCGCTTACCGCCACTCCGTGAGCGACAGCAAGACATTCCAATCCTGGCCCGCCACTTTCTGCAAAAGAGCGCACGGGAGCTTGGCGTGGAGCCCAAACGTCTATCGGACAGTGCCATGACATTCCTGGCCACATGCGAGTTTCCCGGCAATGTACGACAATTGGAAAATGTCTGCCATTGGCTCACTGTCATGGCTCCGGGACAACATGTCGAGATTGCCGACCTCCCCCCCGAGATTCGTGAAAATCAGGCAGACACAAGCAGCGGCCACACCAACTGGGTTGCCGCGCTGGAAAACGAAGCCAAACAGCGCCTGAGCCGTGGCGAAAGCGGCATCATCGACGATCTGACCCGGCAGTTCGAGAAGACATTGATTCTGACGGCCCTGTCACACACCGGTGGCCGCCGCATTGAAGCGGCGGGATTGCTCGGCCTAGGAAGAAATACACTGACCCGTAAGATCCAGGAATTGGATCTCGATTCGCGTCAATGA
- the glnL gene encoding nitrogen regulation protein NR(II): MSFNAFSGLDLLDTAVIALDHRQAICYANPAAETLLDFPLRSIQGQNLQAALPKMGVGLQEVVDSAISKNVSIAEHDLKLGTATGHDVRVDCNVTPIESPHAACLLEIRPIDQQLKIANEERILVQQQANKELIRNLAHEIKNPLGGIRGAAQLLEHELDRKELTEYTQVIIQESERLQSLIDRLLTPHRIPQVTEVNIHEVLERVRSLLLAEVQHGLSIKRDYDISLPAIIGDKEQLIQIVLNIARNAVQAMHGRGEIIMRTRVSRQVTLARKRYRLALCLQIIDNGPGIPPHLQDNVFYPLVSGRPDGTGLGLTLAQNFIQQHQGTIDFESRPGHTNFTILLPIGAESKDKT, translated from the coding sequence ATGTCTTTCAATGCTTTCTCAGGGCTGGATCTGCTCGATACAGCGGTGATTGCGCTTGATCACCGGCAGGCCATCTGCTACGCCAACCCAGCAGCGGAAACCTTACTGGACTTTCCTTTGCGGAGCATCCAGGGGCAAAACCTGCAGGCCGCACTACCCAAGATGGGTGTTGGTTTGCAAGAGGTCGTCGATAGCGCAATCAGTAAAAATGTGAGCATTGCTGAGCACGATCTCAAACTCGGCACCGCAACAGGTCACGATGTGCGGGTGGACTGCAATGTCACGCCCATCGAATCACCACATGCGGCCTGCTTGCTGGAGATCCGCCCTATTGATCAACAGCTGAAAATCGCCAATGAAGAACGCATCCTGGTTCAACAACAAGCGAACAAAGAATTGATCCGAAACCTGGCCCATGAAATCAAGAACCCATTGGGGGGGATACGTGGCGCAGCGCAGTTGTTGGAACACGAGCTTGACCGCAAGGAGCTGACTGAATACACCCAGGTGATCATTCAAGAATCGGAGCGCCTGCAATCGCTGATAGATCGCTTGCTGACCCCCCATCGCATCCCCCAGGTAACCGAGGTCAATATCCACGAGGTGCTGGAGCGGGTACGAAGCTTGTTGCTTGCCGAGGTGCAACATGGCCTGTCCATCAAGCGGGACTACGACATCAGCCTGCCAGCCATCATTGGCGATAAGGAGCAGCTGATCCAGATCGTGTTGAACATTGCCCGGAATGCAGTGCAGGCCATGCATGGCCGGGGTGAAATCATCATGCGGACCAGGGTGTCCAGACAGGTGACGCTGGCGCGCAAGCGCTACCGTTTGGCCTTATGCCTGCAGATCATCGACAACGGGCCTGGCATTCCTCCACATCTGCAAGACAATGTGTTCTACCCGCTCGTATCTGGCCGCCCTGATGGCACCGGGCTGGGCCTGACACTGGCACAGAATTTCATCCAGCAGCACCAGGGCACCATCGATTTCGAAAGCCGCCCTGGCCATACCAACTTCACCATTCTGCTGCCGATTGGCGCCGAATCGAAGGACAAGACATGA
- a CDS encoding DUF4124 domain-containing protein: protein MKRYPYTMALLMFGAITAAVQAEIYKYVDENGQVTYSNTPIKGAKKLDLGIYNQISGPRVRGGKSNGSAAPINVGPSDFPRVDGDTQRKRDTTRRGILEDELRGEEKLLADARKNLDELQVAKPGEDATRRLEKMGKAREAVSNHESNINAIRRELSNIR, encoded by the coding sequence ATGAAACGCTACCCGTACACGATGGCCTTGTTGATGTTTGGCGCAATCACCGCTGCTGTCCAAGCCGAAATCTACAAATACGTGGACGAAAATGGGCAGGTGACCTACTCGAATACGCCCATCAAAGGCGCAAAGAAACTTGATCTAGGCATCTATAACCAGATCAGCGGCCCACGCGTGCGTGGTGGTAAGTCCAACGGATCAGCCGCGCCGATCAATGTCGGCCCCTCTGACTTCCCGCGCGTCGATGGCGATACCCAACGCAAACGTGACACCACCAGACGTGGCATTTTGGAAGACGAGCTGCGTGGTGAAGAGAAACTCCTGGCTGATGCCAGAAAAAACCTCGATGAACTGCAAGTGGCCAAACCTGGTGAAGATGCCACCCGCCGCCTGGAAAAGATGGGCAAGGCTCGCGAAGCGGTATCCAACCACGAGTCCAACATCAATGCCATCCGCCGCGAGTTGTCGAACATCCGCTGA
- the glnA gene encoding glutamate--ammonia ligase, translating into MAVADVLKMIQDNEVKYVDLRFTDTRGKEQHVSVPASVVSEEWFERGHAFDGSSIAGWKGIQASDMLLMPDAGTANIDPFFDEPTLILTCDVIDPVDGKGYDRCPRSIAKRAEAYLKASGLGDTAYFGPEPEFFIFDGVTWGSDMSGCHVKIKSEEAAWSSSEDYDGGNTGHRPGVKGGYFPVPPVDSHHDIRAAMCNALEEMGVPVEVHHHEVATAGQNEIGTKFSTLVQRADWTQVLKYVVHNVAHAYGKTATFMPKPIVGDNGSGMHVHQSIWKDGKNLFAGNGYAGLSEFALYYIGGIIKHAQALNAITNPGTNSYKRLVPGYEAPVMLAYSAKNRSASIRIPYVASDKARRIEARFPDPLANPYLCFAALMMAGLDGVQNKIHPGDAMDKNLYDLPPEEDKLIPKVCHSLEMALEALDKDREFLTRGGVFSDDWIDSYIELKMEEVQKFRMTTHPVEFAMYYSS; encoded by the coding sequence ATGGCGGTCGCCGACGTATTGAAAATGATTCAGGACAACGAAGTGAAATACGTTGACCTGCGCTTCACCGACACCCGTGGCAAGGAACAGCACGTATCCGTGCCTGCCAGCGTGGTAAGCGAAGAGTGGTTCGAACGCGGCCACGCCTTCGATGGTTCGTCGATTGCCGGTTGGAAGGGCATTCAGGCTTCAGATATGCTGTTGATGCCCGATGCTGGCACCGCCAACATTGACCCGTTCTTTGACGAGCCAACCCTGATTCTGACATGTGACGTGATCGACCCCGTCGATGGCAAAGGCTATGACCGCTGCCCTCGCTCCATCGCCAAGCGTGCTGAAGCGTACCTGAAGGCATCCGGCCTGGGTGACACCGCCTATTTCGGCCCAGAGCCCGAGTTCTTCATTTTTGATGGCGTGACCTGGGGCTCTGATATGAGCGGCTGCCATGTCAAAATCAAGTCCGAAGAGGCAGCCTGGTCTTCCTCCGAAGATTACGATGGCGGCAACACTGGTCACCGTCCTGGCGTGAAGGGTGGTTACTTCCCCGTCCCTCCAGTCGATTCACATCACGACATCCGCGCCGCCATGTGCAATGCGCTGGAAGAAATGGGCGTACCGGTTGAAGTTCACCACCATGAAGTGGCAACTGCCGGCCAGAACGAAATCGGCACCAAGTTCTCGACCCTGGTTCAACGTGCAGACTGGACGCAAGTCCTGAAATACGTGGTACACAACGTTGCCCATGCCTATGGCAAGACCGCAACTTTCATGCCCAAGCCGATCGTTGGTGACAATGGTTCTGGCATGCACGTTCACCAGTCGATCTGGAAAGACGGCAAGAACCTGTTCGCAGGCAATGGCTATGCTGGTCTGTCTGAATTCGCACTGTATTACATCGGCGGTATCATCAAGCACGCTCAGGCATTGAACGCGATCACCAACCCTGGCACCAACTCGTACAAGCGCTTGGTACCTGGCTATGAAGCGCCAGTCATGCTGGCTTACTCCGCCAAGAACCGTTCAGCGTCGATCCGTATCCCGTATGTGGCTTCCGACAAGGCACGCCGCATCGAGGCCCGCTTCCCTGATCCGCTGGCCAACCCATATCTGTGCTTCGCCGCACTGATGATGGCAGGTCTGGACGGAGTACAGAACAAAATCCACCCTGGCGATGCCATGGACAAGAACCTGTACGACCTGCCACCAGAAGAAGACAAGCTGATTCCCAAAGTCTGCCACAGCCTGGAAATGGCGCTGGAAGCGTTGGACAAGGATCGCGAGTTCCTGACACGCGGCGGCGTATTCAGCGACGACTGGATCGACTCCTACATCGAGTTGAAGATGGAGGAAGTGCAGAAGTTCCGCATGACCACCCATCCTGTCGAATTCGCGATGTACTATTCGTCCTAA
- a CDS encoding rhodanese-like domain-containing protein: MSKTNDILLAAKARAEQSSLPYSGALTPDEAYELLQTVPGAKLVDVRSSAEWNFVGTVPGAVNIEWKRFPGMIDNPDFLSQLKQQVSAESLIMFLCRTGGRSDQAARLAAANGFTDCFNVLEGFEGDKDGEQHRGTVSGWKARKLPWIQS; encoded by the coding sequence ATGAGCAAGACCAACGATATCCTGCTGGCCGCCAAAGCCCGCGCTGAACAAAGCAGCCTCCCTTATTCCGGCGCACTGACGCCAGATGAGGCCTATGAATTATTGCAGACGGTGCCGGGCGCCAAGTTGGTGGATGTACGTTCAAGTGCCGAGTGGAATTTTGTTGGCACGGTGCCGGGGGCGGTGAATATTGAATGGAAGCGTTTTCCTGGCATGATCGACAACCCGGATTTCCTGTCGCAACTCAAGCAACAGGTCAGTGCTGAGTCGCTGATCATGTTTTTGTGCAGAACCGGTGGCCGTTCTGATCAAGCTGCGCGCTTGGCGGCAGCCAATGGGTTCACCGACTGCTTCAATGTGTTGGAGGGTTTTGAAGGTGATAAAGATGGTGAGCAGCACCGAGGAACCGTCAGTGGCTGGAAGGCCCGCAAGCTCCCCTGGATTCAGAGCTGA
- a CDS encoding DUF4124 domain-containing protein: MLRWLLILAVLAGGAYWLNVGQIRERIAPQVAHLTGAPPASAPHKTAEVVRWRDKNGTWTYGDAAAAPKGAKVERVSLRPLTTVPAHQIGEQAAQPAPTQPPRSALDRNRQEAP; encoded by the coding sequence ATGCTACGTTGGCTCTTGATTCTGGCTGTGTTGGCGGGTGGCGCGTATTGGCTGAATGTCGGTCAGATCCGCGAGCGTATTGCTCCTCAGGTGGCCCATCTGACGGGCGCACCGCCTGCATCCGCACCGCATAAGACTGCGGAAGTGGTGCGTTGGCGTGACAAAAATGGTACGTGGACTTATGGTGATGCCGCTGCCGCCCCCAAAGGTGCCAAGGTCGAGCGAGTCTCGCTGAGGCCACTCACCACCGTGCCGGCACATCAGATCGGGGAGCAGGCGGCTCAACCCGCTCCGACTCAGCCGCCCAGGTCTGCGCTGGATCGCAATCGGCAGGAAGCGCCTTAG
- the aroE gene encoding shikimate dehydrogenase gives MSDRYVVIGNPVAHSKSPFIHAAFAAQCQQDIVYERLQAPVDGFERAVSDLIAKGASGANVTVPFKQEAWRLSTRLSERAKAAEAVNTLSFQRGEIIGDNTDGVGLTRDIADNLAVPVQGRRVLLLGAGGAVRGVLLPLLALAPAQLVIANRTVEKAHVLAQQFSSFGDVHAAAYAELAGETFDMVINGTSASLSDDLPPLPQGVFAVGSLAYDMMYGKALTPFLQFAQAQGAAQLADGLGMLVEQAAEAFQIWRGVRPDTAPVLQTLREQLA, from the coding sequence ATGTCTGATCGCTACGTTGTCATTGGCAATCCGGTTGCTCATAGTAAATCACCATTCATCCATGCGGCTTTCGCTGCACAATGTCAGCAAGATATCGTGTACGAGCGTTTGCAGGCACCGGTGGATGGGTTTGAACGTGCGGTTTCCGATCTGATCGCGAAAGGCGCAAGTGGGGCCAATGTCACCGTGCCATTCAAGCAAGAGGCTTGGCGGTTATCGACACGGTTGAGCGAGCGGGCCAAAGCGGCAGAGGCGGTCAACACGCTCAGTTTCCAACGAGGTGAAATCATCGGTGACAACACGGATGGGGTGGGGCTGACGAGGGATATCGCTGACAACCTGGCTGTGCCCGTGCAGGGGAGGCGGGTGCTGTTGCTGGGTGCGGGGGGCGCGGTGCGGGGGGTGTTGCTGCCGCTGTTGGCGCTGGCGCCAGCCCAATTGGTGATCGCCAACCGCACGGTCGAAAAAGCACATGTACTGGCTCAACAGTTTTCGAGCTTCGGTGATGTTCATGCCGCTGCCTATGCCGAATTGGCCGGTGAGACATTCGACATGGTGATCAACGGCACCTCGGCCAGCTTGAGCGATGACCTGCCCCCGCTGCCGCAAGGGGTATTCGCAGTGGGCAGCTTGGCGTATGACATGATGTACGGTAAAGCATTGACGCCCTTTCTGCAATTTGCACAGGCGCAGGGTGCTGCACAGCTGGCGGATGGTCTGGGGATGTTGGTCGAGCAGGCGGCTGAGGCATTTCAGATCTGGCGAGGCGTCCGTCCTGACACCGCACCCGTATTGCAGACATTGCGGGAGCAGTTGGCATGA
- the mtgA gene encoding monofunctional biosynthetic peptidoglycan transglycosylase has product MRLVGRVLLFLLIVMLGYQLWLFGHVWWWVEHNPSASAFMEEQRARLLEEDPEAELHYKWVAYDQISPHLKRALVASEDAKFLEHEGFDWEGIQTAWEKNLKKGRIVAGGSTISQQLAKNLFLSSKKTPWRKAEEAAITLMLEQMMTKRRIFEIYLNVIEWGNGVFGAEAAAQHYYKTSAARLGAGQAAKLAAMVPNPRYYDKNRGDRKLLRKASIIQRRMWAADYPA; this is encoded by the coding sequence ATGAGGTTGGTTGGGCGTGTCTTGTTGTTTCTGCTGATTGTGATGTTGGGTTATCAGCTGTGGCTGTTTGGACATGTCTGGTGGTGGGTGGAACACAACCCCTCTGCTTCTGCTTTCATGGAGGAGCAGCGCGCCCGTTTGCTGGAGGAAGACCCAGAGGCTGAGTTGCATTATAAATGGGTGGCATATGATCAGATTTCCCCGCATTTGAAGCGCGCCTTGGTTGCCAGCGAAGATGCCAAGTTTCTGGAGCATGAAGGGTTTGATTGGGAAGGCATCCAGACAGCCTGGGAAAAGAACCTGAAAAAGGGGCGGATCGTGGCGGGTGGCTCGACCATCAGCCAACAGTTGGCCAAGAACTTGTTCCTGTCATCCAAGAAGACGCCATGGCGTAAGGCGGAAGAAGCCGCTATCACGCTGATGCTGGAGCAGATGATGACCAAACGCCGGATCTTCGAGATCTATCTGAATGTGATCGAGTGGGGCAATGGTGTATTCGGCGCAGAGGCGGCTGCACAGCACTATTACAAGACCTCCGCCGCCAGGCTGGGTGCTGGGCAGGCAGCCAAGCTGGCCGCCATGGTGCCCAACCCACGTTACTATGACAAGAATCGTGGGGACCGTAAGCTATTGCGCAAGGCCTCGATCATTCAACGCCGCATGTGGGCAGCGGATTACCCAGCTTGA
- a CDS encoding GNAT family N-acetyltransferase: MPFATPIIVRVDFDNLAHARDFLTLLDHYAHHPMGGGTGLSPYAKAHLIERLQDRLDFVALLAYVDGHPAGLINLIEGFSTFSARPVLNIHDIVVHQDFRGQGIAKQLLLAAEHIAHERDCCKLTLEVLSGNQLARQLYEKVGYQAYTLDPAMGQAMFFEKKLPAATQAG; this comes from the coding sequence ATGCCATTCGCCACACCGATCATCGTGCGAGTTGATTTCGACAATCTGGCCCATGCCCGCGACTTTCTGACCTTGCTGGATCACTATGCCCACCACCCGATGGGGGGCGGCACTGGCCTTTCGCCTTACGCCAAGGCCCATCTGATCGAGCGGCTGCAGGATCGGTTGGATTTCGTTGCATTGCTGGCTTATGTGGATGGCCACCCAGCTGGCCTGATCAACCTGATTGAAGGGTTCTCGACCTTCTCGGCCCGCCCGGTGTTGAATATCCACGACATTGTGGTGCATCAAGACTTTCGCGGGCAAGGCATTGCCAAGCAGCTATTGCTTGCGGCAGAGCACATCGCCCATGAACGGGACTGCTGCAAGCTGACCTTGGAAGTATTGTCTGGTAATCAACTGGCCCGCCAGCTGTATGAAAAGGTGGGTTATCAGGCCTATACGCTCGATCCGGCCATGGGGCAGGCGATGTTCTTTGAAAAGAAGCTGCCTGCCGCCACTCAAGCTGGGTAA